A genomic window from Emys orbicularis isolate rEmyOrb1 chromosome 8, rEmyOrb1.hap1, whole genome shotgun sequence includes:
- the LOC135882523 gene encoding cytochrome b-c1 complex subunit 6, mitochondrial — MGLRDEEMLGSRSGEPEEEEEEEEAELVDPLTTIREHCEQTEKCVKAREKLELCDARVSSRSHTQEECTEELFDFLHARDHCVAHKLFKNLK, encoded by the exons ATGGGGCTGCGGGACGAGGAGATGCTGGGGAGCCGCAGCGGGGAACCCGAG gaagaggaagaggaggaggaggcagaactAGTG GATCCTTTAACCACAATAAGGGAGCACTGTGAGCAGACTGAGAAGTGCGTGAAGGCACGGGAGAAGCTGGAGCTGTGTGATGCGCGAGTGTCTTCAAGGTCCCACACACAGGAGGAATGTACGGAAGAGCTTTTTGACTTCCTGCATGCCAGGGACCACTGT GTGGCTCACAAActctttaagaatctgaagtaa
- the NSUN4 gene encoding 5-methylcytosine rRNA methyltransferase NSUN4 has product MNYSVQFGSLWPSIRVSLLSEQKYSALVNNFSDADRVSRELELLNAVDFVYESQKAARPVQWDSPVERVRGEETASQKTHSEQLSVEQTQTPSSLSASISPNIKCYTFSKGDVSRFPPARPDASGTLGYYLLDAASLLPVLALNVQPGDLVLDLCAAPGGKSLALLQTGCCRHLAANDISASRSNRLRRVLCSYVPKDISVDVRITSWDGRNWGKLEGDTYNRVLVDVPCTTDRHSVMEEDNNIFSRMRLKERQTLPMLQMQLLLAGLLAARPGGEVVYSTCSLSQLQNEYVVERAVEVAETEYNINVHVEDLSYFRRLFQDTFSFFADCRLGELVLPHLTANFGPMYFCKLRREQ; this is encoded by the exons ATGAACTACAGTGTGCAGTTTGGCAGCCTGTGGCCCTCGATCCGTGTCAGCCTCCTCTCAGAACAGAAATACAGTGCCCTCGTCAACAACTTCTCTGACGCCGACAGGGTCAGCCGAGAGCTGGAACTTCTAAACGCTGTGGATTTTGTTTATGAATCTCAGAAAGCAGCTAGGCCCGTGCAGTGGGATTCGCCTGTAGAACGAGTGAGGGGTGAGGAAACAGCGTCCCAAAAAACCCACAGTGAACAGTTGTCTGTGGAACAAACACAGACGCCATCATCGCTTTCTGCGTCCATCAGCCCCAACATCAAGTGTTACACATTCTCCAAAGGAGATGTCAGTCGGTTTCCTCCGGCAAG ACCAGACGCTTCAGGAACCCTTGGCTACTATCTGCTGGATGCAGCATCGCTCTTACCTGTCTTGGCTCTCAATGTGCAGCCTGGTGACCTAGTCCTTGAcctctgtgcagcacctggtggCAAGTCACTGGCTCTTCTGCAGACAGGATGTTGCC GGCACCTGGCCGCCAACGATATCTCTGCTTCCCGTAGTAACAGGCTGCGCAGAGTTCTCTGTAGCTACGTTCCCAAAGACATCAGCGTTGATGTGCGCATCACATCCTGGGATGGAAGGAATTGGGGGAAACTGGAGGGGGACACTTACAATCGG GTGCTTGTGGATGTGCCGTGCACGACTGATAGACATTCCGTCATGGAAGAGGACAACAACATTTTCAGTCGAATGAGATTGAAGGAGCGTCAGACGTTGCCAATGCTGCAGATGCAGCTGCTTCT CGCTGGACTCCTCGCTGCCAGACCGGGAGGGGAAGTGGTGTACTCCACGTGCTCCCTGTCTCAGCTGCAGAACGAGTACGTAGTGGAGAGAGCTGTTGAGGTAGCAGAAACCGAATACAACATCAATGTCCACGTTGAAGACTTAAGCTACTTCAGGAGACTCTTCCAGgacacattttctttctttgcagaCTGCAGGCTGGGGGAGCTTGTCCTTCCCCACCTCACGGCAAACTTTGGACCTATGTACTTCTGCAAATTACGCCGGGAACAGTAG